Below is a genomic region from Triticum urartu cultivar G1812 unplaced genomic scaffold, Tu2.1 TuUngrouped_contig_6213, whole genome shotgun sequence.
CTCGTCGGCTCCATTGGCGCCGCCGAGGAGCCCCTCACGGAGGCCATGATGTCGGCGTGCGTGCGCATGTTCGCTGTGAACCTCTTCAGGGTCTTCCCGCCCAAGGTCCGGTCAGGCAGCACCGCGTCGGAGACGGAGGAGGACGAGCCCTTCTTCGACCCCTCTTGGTACCACCTGCAAGTTGTGTATGAATTGCTTCTGCGGTTTGTGACCTCGCCATTTGTTGACCCCAAGGTGGCTAGGAAGTATGTGGACAGTTCGTTCATCTCAAAGCTGCTTGACCTGTTTGATTCTGATGATCCCAGAGAGAGGGACTGTTTGAAGACAGTGTTGCACAGGATATATGGAAAATTCATGGGAAACCGACCGTTCATCCGCAAGGCCGTGAGCAATATCTTCTATAGGTTCGTCTCCGAGGCCGATCATCACAATGGGATATCCGAGCTGCTGGAGGTGTTTGGCAGCGTGATAAGTGGGTTTGCAAAGCCATTGAAGGAGGAGCATAAGTTGTTCCTATGGAAAGCGTTGATCCCACTTCACAAGCCTAAGACAGTGGGTGTATATCTGCCGCAGCTGACCTACTGCATAACACAATTTATAGAGAAGGAACCCAAGCTTGCAGGAACTGTGATTAGGGGTCTGTTGAAGTACTGGCCGGTTACAAATAGTCAGAAGGAGATGATGTTCTTGGGGGAGTTAGAAGAAGTGCTTGAGTTGATTGATATGGCTGAGTTTCAGAAGTGCATGGTGCCATTATTCCGGAGGATTGCGACTTGCCTCAATAGCTCCCATTTTCAGGCAAGTTTCTTCCCCAAGCCATTGATTAATATTTGTCCCTAAACCGTGTCTCCCCGTAACAATTGCTTTTTGTCTTGCAACAATTGCTAGGGTTAGAAATACCGACAAGAAACAAGAAAAGCTTGTGAAACATCAGTAAGAATTTAACATGAGTGTCCTCTGGTAGGAAGTTATCATCACCATTATTTTGTAGAGTAGTTGCGAAGCTGTATACTGGTGCATTCTATTGCTTATTTTAGGTTTTTAGTCGAAGAATGTGCCTGTTCTCTTTCCTTTTCCTTGCACCTTTTAAATTTGCTAGTGTTACTTGCATGGTCCCATGCACCTTTTATGCCATAGTCATTATTGTTTATTATTTGATCAGTGGTTAAACTCATTCCTTGTTGGCTAAAGTGGGACAAAACACCTCAGTTGTTCGCCTTGTTGGTTCTGGTGCAATTGGTGGCCTGCACTTCACTTTGGAAGTCTGTAGAGAGTATACCACTCACATTTAAATATAGACATGAAATACCACGTTATTACTTTGGCTCTATCTTATATCTGGGTGGTTGCACAGTCACAAAAAGGTGAAATCCGCAATCCAAAGGCAGATAACTTGAAACTGGGCCCAATTAATGTGGCAGAATATATTGGTTGAGGTACAAGTTAGGATGATCACAACTGTTTGATAACCTATAAGGTCATGTCATGGTACAAATTATGGCTGCAACCACCCAAATAAATCAGATCCTGGGGTTTGTGGAGCTTGACAATCAATTAGTTAGAATTCTGCtttccatttgatattctaatCAATTTATTGGGATATGCTAACCACAGAACCATGATTTGATTAAGGGCGTCGTTTGGACTGAAACATCACAGTATTTGATAGCTCAACGCTTGAAAGGAAACAAATCAGTGATTGGCATTGACTACTaaaatactactccctctgtcccataatataagagcgtttttgacattagtgtagtgtcaaaaacattcttatattgtgggatggagggagtagttaaTAGCAGTTGCTCTGGAAAGAACATCAGAAGATTTTTTATGTATACTGTCTTCTCCCCATCGAGTTTCATGTTAGAGAAGTGCATAAATATAAGATTATGAATGACCTAGTAGCACTACGACTGTCTTGGTTCATGACAATTCCATGTCCTGGAACAAGTATTGCAGGTCTTCTCTTGCAGTTTTTGGCCCAGTTATTTGTTaagatttcatttttcttgaaAAAAAGAGTTAATCTATTCCCTGTCTTTTGGCAGGTTGCTGAGAGAGCCTTATTCTTGTGGAATAATGAACATTTGTTCGATATGATCTCCCAAAACCGTCAAGTGATTGTGCCAATCGTATACCCAGCTCTGGAGAGAAATGCACGTTTGCACTGGAACCAATCGGTTCTCAACGTTACTATGAATGTGAGAAAAATGTTCTTCGACATGGACGAGAGATTGCTTCTGTCTTGCCAGAGCAACTTCCAAGCGGACGAAGAGAAGCGAGCCGCGGCGGAGGAGCGTCGAAGGCTCACATGGGAGCAACTGGAGCGGAACGCTGACCCTGCGTTCCAACCAGCCAAAGCGTCCCCTTCCGCAGCCCCTCCGAGAATCCCCACCGTGACATGACATGGGTCCAAATATACTCCACCCCACCTTCCCTTGCTTCCTAGCTAGCTAGATGAAGTTGCTTGCTTCTCTGGGATACAGAAGGCGTTTTGTTACCTTTGTAAACCCCCACCCTTGCCACAAAGTCTGTAATTAATAGTTGTTGATTCGAAGACAATGGATTCTTGATTTTTTTTGGTTATTTTTGCGGCGAATTCTCGAGTAATGGGCATTGCTTTCTTGGCAAAATCTTGATCGAGATTTACCCCCCAGTGTTCTGTGAAGAGTGGGCGCTACTGACTTTGTATGTGAGGAGTGGCAATTTTGCAGCCATTTTTTTGTATGTGAAATTTCCGTTCTTTTTACAGTGTAATATAATGTCAGATTCACTTGTTTGTTTCTGAACAAAATGCCTTCTCTAACAACATATGCAAGTTACTGTaccttttgttgagatttcactTGTTTGTTTCTGAACAAAACACCTTCTCTAACAACATATGCAAGTTACTGTaccttttgttgagatttcactTGTTTGTTTCTGAACAAAACACCTTCTCTAACAACATATGCAAGTTACTGTaccttttgttgagatttcactTGTTTGTTTCTGAACAAAATGCCTTCTCTAACAACATGAACAATGTGGAGTAGATAGAGGAAGAAAACAGGAGTTGCTGGAATCTCATGAATATCCCTTTTGGCAGCTGTTGGGCTTAGGCTATCCACTTGCTCTATTCCTGTGCCTTTTCTATGCTCATGTGATCTCATGAaaaaagaacatgacaaacacatTCTCAAAGGGTTACGTAAAGAAAACATCCATAGAACAAGCTATGTCATTCTCACCTGCACCTAAAGCTGAAATGGTATATCCAAATAAACCATAGATCCCCGCCAACTCTTCGCAGTTATCGCTTCGTGCGAGGCCTGATCAGCGATTGTTCTCAGGGTGGCATGTTGCAGGTGGAGCCTGAGCTTGAGTTTAGTTTTTTTTGGGAGGCTACTTGAGCTTTGAGCTGAGCTCCCTATAAGAGGAGCCTCAAGGCGCCAACCATGGATGCCATCTGACTGACCCCTTCCATCTTCTTCTTTGCTTGCTTTTGCTCTTGGCCTTCTCTTCTATCTTTGCTGCTGTTTCTGCTGCGAGACCTTCGAGTGCCTCTTGCTGCGGCTGATGTGAAATTTGCTCCTCGGCATGATCAAGATTTTAGTTTAATTAAATGTCTTGTGATTGTTTGCATGTATTTGTATAATGGGATCTTCTGATTATTTGCAATGCATTCTTGAGATTTTGTACATTACACAAACTGGGTCCCACTATCTTTATGTGGAGTAGGGCAACCACTTCAAGGTAGGTGCAAAACTGCCCAACTTTTAGAACATTTGGTAGATGAGTAGTTTTGTTGAGATTAAGCAGGATTTAATATTCCAGTTATCTTGTAATGTACTCCCTCTGGAAAGAAATATacgagtgtttagatcactaaagtagtgattgcgctcttatatttctttacaaagGGAGTACCAATTAAATAAGCAAGTTCTGGTTAATTGAGGAGGTGATCTTATAAGCTCCATAAGATAAACTGATCAAATGGCCTATACAAATAAATAGTTTCGGCGAAACAATATTCTGGTAGAACCATTCCTCTTTCCGAATATTCGGTGTTACATCTGAATGGGATAACTACAACTGAATTTTTACATTAGATGTCTATACTTGGTGTGAAACACACTAATGCTAAATCAACAACCCCCAATATCACCGATCGTAAATAAATGAACGACACCACTATTCGAGATTACGTGCTCTAATTTACCAATCGTGTTCCTTCCTAGTTATCCTCTGTAATGTCGTGCTACCACTACAAGCCAAATAGACCTCAGAAAATGCATGTGCACACCAAGGCAGTAAGCAGACTCGTCAAGAAGATAGACACTACATTGACGCCGTTGTTGTCCAGTATATTCATTCCAGAAATCCTCGTTACTGTTGGACCATCTACTCCAACCACCTACAGCAGCATAATACAGCGCCAAACAAACAATCAAATTATGGCTCAAAGATGATTACGGTATTTAAACATCTACAATGCTTGGAGTGTAATACCTTCTTGCGAACGCGACAGTATCCGCTGTACTGAACTGTTGCGCCCAGTAATGAATCGATCAGGCTTCCACATAGGCCAGCAGCTGTAGCTAAGGGTATAACTAGCAGTTGCCTCCAAAATACATCAGAAGCACACTGGGTTGTTAAGAATCCTAGTAGCACAAATGCAAGCCCAATCGAGCatccagctgctgctgctgcaagAAGTCCATCTATGGTTACCCCGCCATTGGTCCCCTTCCGCACCCTCTAACGAAGTTTCATGTCAAAACAAAAAGGTGAGAGTATATTCATACTGAAGTTCTGTTCAATCAGAAAAGAAGATTTGGTTCATACCTTGAATGTTGTGATAATTCGTGGTTCAGATTTGCTAAGTATGCCAAGCTCAGAAGACCATGTATCACCATTGCAGCAAGAGTAATGTCCAATAACACCACCAATAAGGGCAGTTACAAGACCCGACTCTTTTGAATCCAAGCATTTGTCTTCACCTCCAGTAATTAGTGCTATCAGGACTACCAAGATACTTGCGATACCACTGTTTGACAAGACTTGCTTCCTGCCAATAAGAGTGGTGCGGACCTGCATTAGAAAGATTCAGAAGGGAATTTTCTGAAGCTGAAAGACGTCTTATCTCAACAAAGGAGGTCATAATATTGATCGAATTTAGAAACATACAAACATAGGCATCTTCCGCATCTCATTAGATATGTTGAGTTTTTTTTCCACCTTCTTTATAAATATCTAGTCAAATCTCACAATTGGAGAACTCTCTGGGGAAGGTGTAACAGATTGCATCAAGTAGCAAATATTCATGCTTTTTAGTCGGTGTTCTAGCAAAAGTTCATTCATGGTTCAACTTGATGCAGGAACCAAAAATACAGCTACTGGGCTGAAAGAGAATAGACACACCTCAAGATAATATCGCCAAATTAAACCAACATAATTGAAGACCTCGTAAGTTCTCGACGTTCTCTACAGAAGAAGTTGCTTTTGTTCTAACTAAAGTTTCCTATTCACATGCAAACTGAACCACATGCTTCAGGTTTAAACTCTACAGAAGTAGAACCACACTAGCACTTCTGTAAAATGAATCCATGCAAATTAACACCGGTTTCTGTCTTTCACATAATCATCATATAAAATCCATTCTTCTCCACAAAAAGGCTCACACTGACATCAATACTACTCAGGCTCGCAATTCTTCTTTTCAACATTTGAATTACAAACGTTTTCCGCTCAACGGTGAATTCTCTTTTGACAGATATTATGTCATCGTGCTGCTCTATAATTGGAACCGAACTCATTTGAGTTTTCTATCCCATGGGCCATCATAAACCAGTTTTATCCATCGTACACATGTGGGAGTGGAGCAACGAAGTTGTTACTGAATCAAAGCACTACGAGTAGTACATAATCGAAAGCAAGCATCCCTAACAATACCAAGACCAGCTTCCCAAGATCTGCCCACATCCCCTCATCAGAGTATTAATTGGCAAAGATGATAAAAGAGAGAAACGGAAGGAGCGATCTGGGCTCACCAGTTGCGCTGCCCCCCCTCTTTGAACTCAGGATCAAGCGCACGCTTCCTCGCCTCGCCGGTCCTCGTCACCCTCGACGCCGTGAAGAAGAACACCAGGAGCAGCCCCGCGAACCTGCAGAGACGCGAGCCGAGATCCCCGTCACGAAGGAGTCCAACGAAAAAGGCAGAAGATCTTCTCCAGGCTAAGCGCGCGCCCTCTCACCTGTACCCGGCGCCGGTGTGGGCCACCATGGCCGGGACGCCCGCGAAGACGGCGGTGAAGTCGACGGACTTGCGCCGGACCGCGCGCGCCGCGATCGCGCCGCCCGCCGCGACGGCCACCGCCGCGCGGATCCACACGCCGCCGTTGACGCCGGCCGGATCCATCGCGGCGATCCTTCCTCTGCGCCCTCGGGATCCCCAATTGCTTTCTCGAGCTGGTCGTGGGGTCGATTTGGAGCTGCAGCGCGCGGGGCGAAGGCGAAGGTGGCTTGCTGCACTGTCTCTCGCGCTCGTGCTCGTGAGTCTCCTTGTGAGATTCCTTCAGGTTTAAGAGTTCATTCACAGGAGAAGATCGTTATGTTTTGGACTTTTTCCAGGAACCACCTTGACGTTGTTCCGAGTTGTAACCCATACCCATATTTTTCAGCAAGACTTGGACTTGGTACTGTTCCGAATAGGCCACAGAATGTCCTGTGGGATAGTAGGATTTTTACAAATTTCTTTATCATCAGGAACTACAGACCAATTTTATAATATAAACAGAAGAATCGGGTAAAAACACAGAAGAAGAAACAAGTCATAAAAAGGTTTGATTTACTGCAACAGTTTGCAGTTCAGAACATCTGCTGATTCCACAAATCCATGAGTAAAATCAAAAAATTCCATGGAAAATACACATGTTGTTTGCCTTGTTTCTGAACCCTTGACATTTTGCTAGCTAGCATCAGGTGAGAGGCAACTCAACTCAAGAGTGAAACGAACATGCTTAATAAAGAGTTAATAggtcatcatcatcctcataagATACCAGAGAGGGATTTAAGATGACCACTACTGCCTCCTTTTCAAAAGGTGATGATGATCATCAATACTACTATTATACTACCACCACTCTGCAGATTGGAGTACCCTAAAAAAACACAGTTTTGAAACTGGGCTAAAATCTTCCCCTGCCTCGACCTCGCCCTCGTCCCCTTCCCCGCCCGCGTCCTCGGAAATCTCTTCTCCCGCCACCCATTTCTTCAGGGCCGTTGAAGCTGAACATGTTCATCCGCAGGCGTTCGGCCTCTGAAGTCACGGGCATCGCCTGAAAGACATCACATAGCCATTTAATGAAACAATATTTCTGGACCGCCATTACTGGATGCTTTTTTAACAGGAAAGCGATATGAGATGGGAGTCGAAACTAACGTGGGAGTCTTCTAGATCTAGCTGTTCTTGGAGCTGCCTTGCCAGTTCCTCGTCTCGGCTGGTGTCTTGTATATGCCTTTCTGCTGCGGACACCGAACCGACTGCTTTTCTCCTCTCCCATTCATCGAGGGTAAAGACCGGGGTATCTTCCTGCTTGCTCCTGCCCTTGAATCGACCCCGACCAGGCCTATCTTCGGGCATAGCCATTTTCTGCAGTAGTTTCTGTGCAGCAGCTTGGTTCTGAACAGGGACAGCTTCGCTTACTGGGAATGCAAATGAAGAAGCTTCTGAGTTCTATCTGCACCCCAAAAATCATGCCCAGTAAATTTAAACAAAATGAAACTAGGGTTTTGGAGGCCAACCTTCTTTTGGTCTGATATCTGCAGTAGACTGTTTGGATTCAGCTTTGCTAATTGTATTCTCTCTGTTCATGTTACTTGAACCCTCATTCGTAGGTTTTGAACTGGAATTAACCGACACGTGGTCATGAGCAACTCCCAAGTTTCTACCCTTCTGGTCTGCTACGACATAAGATATAAGTCAGGGTGGCTCACAACTTACAGCTACATCACCAAAGGTTTTACAAAAATGTCGCTGCTCACGGCTAACATAGAGAAATCTTTTTCTGGAGGAAATAGTTCAGAACATCATAATCTTCCAAATATGTGGATTTCACAAATTGAGTCCAATACAAAATCCTACGCCTATTTACTTAAGATGCTATCTTTCCTGAAAGTACACAGCTACACGTCTACGCCTAATGACATCATTTTAGTGAACATACAAGAAGAAACAGAAAGAGAAGAAATATGATACGTTACCGGGGTATGCTTGCAACTGGAATGTCCTGTTTGGACGTGCTTCGATATCTAATTTCTCAAATGGTGGAGGCCCAACTCCATCGTCATCTTGTGATAACCTCAATACTGGGCGTGATAAGCCCGAGAATTTCTGGTTCATTTTCCATTCCTCATACAAAGATTGGACAGTTCCCCCGATGACGGTCACATTTTTTGCACCTAGGCACAATATGCCATGATTTACCGGAATCTTGTTCTCAAGACGAATCTATAGAGTGGAAAGAGAAAACGGAAAATGCATACAAAAGTCAATATTTAACACGTAGCCAAAGCACAAAAAATACAGATATTGTATGCTATTTTAAATGTTGCAAACTCGAACAGACTGTTGGACAGAGAACCAATGTGAATTAGTAATACTACATCCTAACCCAATCTCATGCTGCACCACACATCATTTCAAGTAGTTTATTTCACAACTGATCGCATAGAGCAGTATCTTGTTTTACAACGATTGGCTATGTTATATTCAATACTAGATGAGTGGAATAACTGAGCATTCTGCTTGGTAAGTACTCCGCATTTGCCAGGCTTGTCTCTAGTCTCTAATCCAAGTTGAATTGATAAGCAAAATTGAATAGCAGTCTAGGACGGCACATATACACGCTTATTAAACCAGGTACGTACGGTGACTGTGCATGTTGCCTCTGGTAGTATAAAAGAATGCCAACAGAAATTGCCGCTGCACGAGTAGAACCTTGAGACAGAAAATATGGTTAACTAACCTTTGTGCCTGGAGCTATCTCTTCTGTGATGAACGGGATAGGGGACAACTCAATGGCCACTGCTTCAGAAATACCATCAGTGAGGCCAAACCGCAGAAGGCGCCGTTGCTGCGGCTTATTAAAGGAGGCATCGACTCTGCTGCTATATATATCCCTTAGAGAAACTACCTGTATAAATTTCGAATGAAAAGGTTAACATAGAAAGTGGATCAAACACATCCCAGACAGCATATGCTCAAACACTAGTACAATGCAGACTAGGCCAAAATGAAAGCTAATAAGATCACTGTTTGACAAGCCAACACAGCTATTTCCTTCCAAGCCACGTAATTCATAAGTAAATGAGGTATTTCCCCGACTTGAAAACTAAGAACAAGTGTTGGGCATGGTGATTTCAGGCTTCAGCAGTGTACCTGCAGGACGATGGGGCCGTGGAGGTAGGAGAGCCGCTTCGTGGCCGTGGCGGCGGCGCGGTCGGGGAGGGACTTCCCGCCGAAGAGCCTCAGGTCCGTGTCGAGGAGGTCGGCCTCCAGGGCCTCCGGCGACGGGGAGGGGGAGGCGTGGAGGAGGGCCTGGATGGACTCGTCCAAGGTGTCACGGAAGCGCCACCCGCTCGCGGCGAGGGGCCGCAGGAGCGAATCCCCCTCGGGGAAGACCGACGAGCTTGACGCTTCCGCCGCCATCGCCGTCGGCGGGGTAAGCTCTACGGCGAGGTTTGGGTCACGGGTAGGACCGTAGGAACTTGGAAGTTCCAGAGGAGGCGCACTGACAATTTTGCTGTGGACAGAGAACCAAGGCAGGTTCCGGAAATCCGTAACCGCTCAAGGAAAGCGGGTGGTACTGAGAGCTAAACAACAAAGTTTTCTTTTTTCTAAAGCGAAACAGCAAAGTTATAGCCAAGAGAACAGCGACAACATGTTAAAAGAAGAAGAGAGTAGTGACAAAAAAAATTTATGACATAAAGAAAGTATACTCCAAAGTACGCGGAGTATACCATAAGATCGTCTCCAAGAACAAAGACAAGTGTCTAATTTGAAAATCTCTATTTATCCATGGAATGTTCGGACATGACCATAGACAGCAGAGGTTTGATCCTCATGTATTCGTCCTAGTAAAAACGCCCCTCCACCCATCTTACCTTTTTCAAACCCATATAGATCATACACATAGATCATTCAAtaacaaatactccctccattccacaatgtaaTGTTTCCTCTATccccgtgcttcaactttgaccgtaaatttaactatcaagaccgattgcggtgggagcaaaaattatgtcagtgaattcgtatttgaaagaagttttcaattatataattttttctcccgccgcaattgatctcgttggttaaatttatggtcaaagttggacctcgAAAAGCGCGGACGCACTATATtctgaaatggagggagtataacaCACAACAACTTAAAACAATTCAACAATTTAAACAAGCTAACATGATTGACGACAAATAAAATGTAACAATTTGTACATAGCCAATAAAATGAATGAATCAAGCGTTTTCTTTTTCCGCGGGTTGATGATCCATTCCTTAGCATCGGCATCCATGAGGCTTTTGTGTCGACTAACGTGATCCTCGTCTTCCCTCTTTTGATGCTTGAC
It encodes:
- the LOC125530300 gene encoding tudor domain-containing protein 3, whose translation is MAAEASSSSVFPEGDSLLRPLAASGWRFRDTLDESIQALLHASPSPSPEALEADLLDTDLRLFGGKSLPDRAAATATKRLSYLHGPIVLQVVSLRDIYSSRVDASFNKPQQRRLLRFGLTDGISEAVAIELSPIPFITEEIAPGTKIRLENKIPVNHGILCLGAKNVTVIGGTVQSLYEEWKMNQKFSGLSRPVLRLSQDDDGVGPPPFEKLDIEARPNRTFQLQAYPDQKGRNLGVAHDHVSVNSSSKPTNEGSSNMNRENTISKAESKQSTADIRPKEVSEAVPVQNQAAAQKLLQKMAMPEDRPGRGRFKGRSKQEDTPVFTLDEWERRKAVGSVSAAERHIQDTSRDEELARQLQEQLDLEDSHAMPVTSEAERLRMNMFSFNGPEEMGGGRRDFRGRGRGRGRGRGRGRGRF
- the LOC125530301 gene encoding protein PGR-like; this translates as MDPAGVNGGVWIRAAVAVAAGGAIAARAVRRKSVDFTAVFAGVPAMVAHTGAGYRFAGLLLVFFFTASRVTRTGEARKRALDPEFKEGGQRNWKQVLSNSGIASILVVLIALITGGEDKCLDSKESGLVTALIGGVIGHYSCCNGDTWSSELGILSKSEPRIITTFKRVRKGTNGGVTIDGLLAAAAAGCSIGLAFVLLGFLTTQCASDVFWRQLLVIPLATAAGLCGSLIDSLLGATVQYSGYCRVRKKVVGVDGPTVTRISGMNILDNNGVNVVSIFLTSLLTALVCTCIF
- the LOC125530302 gene encoding serine/threonine protein phosphatase 2A 57 kDa regulatory subunit B' kappa isoform-like (The sequence of the model RefSeq protein was modified relative to this genomic sequence to represent the inferred CDS: added 305 bases not found in genome assembly), coding for MWKQFIGKLSWKSLKSGPGGGGGGGSPTAKSNPMSPRENGAFGKPPASPRSPSGAAGAEGRSREDAFIEKVTICCTVYDFTDRGKDSPEKERKRQVLMSLVDSIGAAEEPLTEAMMSACVRMFAVNLFRVFPPKVRSGSTASETEEDEPFFDPSWYHLQVVYELLLRFVTSPFVDPKVARKYVDSSFISKLLDLFDSDDPRERDCLKTVLHRIYGKFMGNRPFIRKAVSNIFYRFVSEADHHNGISELLEVFGSVISGFAKPLKEEHKLFLWKALIPLHKPKTVGVYLPQLTYCITQFIEKEPKLAGTVIRGLLKYWPVTNSQKEMMFLGELEEVLELIDMAEFQKCMVPLFRRIATCLNSSHFQVAERALFLWNNEHLFDMISQNRQVIVPIVYPALERNARLHWNQSVLNVTMNVRKMFFDMDERLLLSCQSNFQADEEKRAAAEERRRLTWEQLERNADPAFQPAKASPSAAPPRIPTVT